A stretch of the Neodiprion lecontei isolate iyNeoLeco1 chromosome 4, iyNeoLeco1.1, whole genome shotgun sequence genome encodes the following:
- the LOC124294011 gene encoding uncharacterized protein LOC124294011, with protein MVPALQVRYLMKLDSRRTRKTRRTRWTKRTRISARYNPKWLAVVVGGGWRWLEVVELDEVEDEDSCSFCAPPSDPLVHILRRDIAVLRIKKRRLIKTQIAPLFLPLCFQPLLCRVFKI; from the exons ATGGTTCcagcgctccaggtccgctacctgatGAAACTCGACTCTCGGAGGAcaaggaagacgaggagaacaaggtggacgaagAGAACAAGGATTTCTGCACg ttATAACCCGAAGTGGTTAGCAGTGGTCGTCgggggtggttggcggtggttggaggtggtcgagctggacgaggtggaggacgaggattcgtgctcg ttctgtgccccacctagtgatccactagtacatatcctccgacgtgacatcgctgtGCTACGTATAAAGAAGAGAAGATTGATTAAGACACAaattgctcctctcttcttgccattgtgctttcagccattgttgtgccgtgtgtttaaaatttag
- the LOC107218381 gene encoding peflin isoform X3: MAYSVSPEIQKWFATLDRDHSGRITATELKSALANGQGSTFSDTACKLMIGMFDKEKKGTIDIQEFQALFNYVNAWLGVFRGFDHDNSGSIQESELSAALTQMGYRFSPEFIKFLIQKSDFNQHQSISIDQFIVLCVQIQRFTEAFRQRDAQQSGTISIAFEDFLSVALNCSV; the protein is encoded by the exons ATGGCTTATTCG GTCAGTCCGGAGATTCAAAAATGGTTCGCAACACTTGATCGAGATCACAGTGGTCGGATAACAGCTACTGAATTAAAGAGTGCCTTAGCAAATGGACAAGGGAGCACTTTTTCTGACACAGCTTGCAAGCTGATGATTG GAATGTTCGACAAGGAAAAGAAGGGTACGATAGATATTCAAGAATTccaagccttatttaactatgTTAATGCATGGCTCGGTGTATTTCGAGGTTTCGACCATGACAACTCTGGAAGCATTCAGGAGAGTGAGCTATCAGCTGCTCTAACGCAGATGGGTTATAGATTTAGCCCTGAGTTTATAAAATTCCTTATACAGAAGAGTGATTTTAATCAACACCAATCCATCAGTATTGATCAGTTCATTGTTTTATGTGTACAAATTCAAAGGTTTACAG AGGCATTCAGGCAAAGAGATGCTCAACAGAGTGGCACAATATCGATCGCCTTTGAAGATTTCTTGAGCGTGGCTCTCAACTGCAGTGTTTGA
- the LOC107218381 gene encoding peflin isoform X1 produces the protein MAYSQGATFGSTQGHIQVSPEIQKWFATLDRDHSGRITATELKSALANGQGSTFSDTACKLMIGMFDKEKKGTIDIQEFQALFNYVNAWLGVFRGFDHDNSGSIQESELSAALTQMGYRFSPEFIKFLIQKSDFNQHQSISIDQFIVLCVQIQRFTEAFRQRDAQQSGTISIAFEDFLSVALNCSV, from the exons ATGGCTTATTCG CAGGGTGCTACTTTCGGTTCAACGCAAGGTCATATCCAGGTCAGTCCGGAGATTCAAAAATGGTTCGCAACACTTGATCGAGATCACAGTGGTCGGATAACAGCTACTGAATTAAAGAGTGCCTTAGCAAATGGACAAGGGAGCACTTTTTCTGACACAGCTTGCAAGCTGATGATTG GAATGTTCGACAAGGAAAAGAAGGGTACGATAGATATTCAAGAATTccaagccttatttaactatgTTAATGCATGGCTCGGTGTATTTCGAGGTTTCGACCATGACAACTCTGGAAGCATTCAGGAGAGTGAGCTATCAGCTGCTCTAACGCAGATGGGTTATAGATTTAGCCCTGAGTTTATAAAATTCCTTATACAGAAGAGTGATTTTAATCAACACCAATCCATCAGTATTGATCAGTTCATTGTTTTATGTGTACAAATTCAAAGGTTTACAG AGGCATTCAGGCAAAGAGATGCTCAACAGAGTGGCACAATATCGATCGCCTTTGAAGATTTCTTGAGCGTGGCTCTCAACTGCAGTGTTTGA
- the LOC107218381 gene encoding peflin isoform X2 yields the protein MAYSGATFGSTQGHIQVSPEIQKWFATLDRDHSGRITATELKSALANGQGSTFSDTACKLMIGMFDKEKKGTIDIQEFQALFNYVNAWLGVFRGFDHDNSGSIQESELSAALTQMGYRFSPEFIKFLIQKSDFNQHQSISIDQFIVLCVQIQRFTEAFRQRDAQQSGTISIAFEDFLSVALNCSV from the exons ATGGCTTATTCG GGTGCTACTTTCGGTTCAACGCAAGGTCATATCCAGGTCAGTCCGGAGATTCAAAAATGGTTCGCAACACTTGATCGAGATCACAGTGGTCGGATAACAGCTACTGAATTAAAGAGTGCCTTAGCAAATGGACAAGGGAGCACTTTTTCTGACACAGCTTGCAAGCTGATGATTG GAATGTTCGACAAGGAAAAGAAGGGTACGATAGATATTCAAGAATTccaagccttatttaactatgTTAATGCATGGCTCGGTGTATTTCGAGGTTTCGACCATGACAACTCTGGAAGCATTCAGGAGAGTGAGCTATCAGCTGCTCTAACGCAGATGGGTTATAGATTTAGCCCTGAGTTTATAAAATTCCTTATACAGAAGAGTGATTTTAATCAACACCAATCCATCAGTATTGATCAGTTCATTGTTTTATGTGTACAAATTCAAAGGTTTACAG AGGCATTCAGGCAAAGAGATGCTCAACAGAGTGGCACAATATCGATCGCCTTTGAAGATTTCTTGAGCGTGGCTCTCAACTGCAGTGTTTGA